Proteins encoded by one window of Girardinichthys multiradiatus isolate DD_20200921_A chromosome 14, DD_fGirMul_XY1, whole genome shotgun sequence:
- the LOC124880511 gene encoding synaptopodin-2, translating to MGTGDYVCVTLRGGAPWGFTLKEGEGDIYRPLLASQVEDGSHACLAGVQEGDEVVSINGEPCGDLTLLQALALIEKSITSLQLLLKRYNFIPSEDCESEGMYLSEGVSSDENLKTTTLHIISPKSEIPREFYISDPQGKVLHRELDSDTEAPHRGNLSDDLGGHELVSKHKKEVQRCFSPGEFVELQVSLSEQTLDDKGYTSLGSAQGFKGDFSTIETVHTTSSHHVPCPVRKPLRQHGVVVSAPSVEVTLKLPDASGTGRGTLSVGGPTVIEDVGSQSEKEEGGELCQPAPGSFTVSFEIPLDEATLAEDQEDSDSEGDQEKPNKHRAKHARLRRNESLSEKQVKEAKSKCKRIALLLSAAPPNPHNKGVLMFKKHRQRAKKYTLVSYGTGEDEPEFSDEEDEVNGDDKQEIPAGEFSFEATIDCESNKHFLLNAPGSKGVLTFKLEKSLVEINNNLNEQAEMECYPETKGKGALMFAQRRQRMDEITAEHEELRRHGIPVEAVPEMEKKVVEQSYMQSTTEGHAYMDVNMHQQNQQKYQQYQEQQYYEQQQNYQQQQQYQQYQQQQYEQQYKQQEMYQQQQQYHQEQQQMQHYSTSINGTIQHQTNEIQSSYSNRTAKPFTAENVVATPYSHGASGTNQDSVGQGEQIASRDERISTPAIRTGLLLDSRRKNTSKPMFTFKEAPKVSPNPALLNLLNRSDKKGCESGPEEDYLSLGAEACNFLQSQRLKPKIPPPVAPKPVINPNSPPWSAQIEAANQGMPQCAENSLSTPAAAPTTEMVPASELEPTPAPATEPPTLPNPEETTADPPTAEQHSWTLPESESQQQPPQVTPQEAHGQVISAQHSETSQMTSWGSAQAQTHQKLSACSWQSAQVQPQNPTPSHSVPQPPWVTRKAAQSQTQIQLTTNTWAPHGQPSWTQHEEQAQPQTNIQPPWAQPQEQLQSQPQVQPPWAHMKEKPPLQQTHPSWSQHQEPLETHPQNPWTQPSQTDSQQQQPWVQQPQQKAQVEPPWVQQVQPDIQPQPPWVQQVQPETQSQPPWGQQQHHPALPQSWANAQVPGQPQPSWVSTPPQQQPPGNSWSQTQTQAQTQPLWMNAAQIQPQAQAQVNLNPWAPVPPQSPSQTSWAKQPPEHGGEQHTSSWCQEQNQAQNQPSWAQPVPLQPTLQSNWQQSLSNTSQQPQLNTWSSGQAQPPTTVNDWRPHLQQTSLNVPMSTVNTQPSPKPWHPSQNQTPPPRRMFSYTIGQKAASPVNPLATVLNPKLSQGSAFEMPVIRGKGADMFAKRQSRMEKFVVDSETVEANKASRSTSPAVSLPNEWKYTPNVRAPPPKAYNPIQSPFYPPAAIKQPPATSPSIKAKKKDKDKPMPTPKPLNVIDVMKHQPYKLDSALFIFGPGVEAAKPPTPKPTSPPNSLPDSQTIGRYPQISPAQQSGPFRTPYPHQDYGIPTQPVVHDPHCQHAQTNVYPYQPPPGGLYQQEYNQQYQQPVPPAYQFQAPQPLNLPYQQAAYQPASSPPYLAAPSVPYKAQPTSSYNAPSFPLAARPESINGGSTGAAPKPKFTANKSSAQVWKPTSVEKE from the exons ATGGGCACCGGGGACTACGTCTGCGTGACTCTGCGTGGTGGCGCACCGTGGGGATTCACCCTAAAAGAGGGAGAGGGGGACATTTACAGACCTTTACTCGCTTCCCag GTGGAAGATGGCAGTCACGCCTGCCTGGCTGGAGTCCAGGAGGGTGATGAGGTGGTGTCGATCAACGGGGAGCCCTGCGGTGATCTCACACTTTTACAAGCTCTAGCACTCATCGAAAAATCCATTACCAGTCTGCAATTACTTCTTAAAAG ATACAACTTCATCCCCTCTGAAGACTGTGAATCAGAAGGGATGTACCTCAGTGAAGGGGTCTCTTCAGATGAGAATTTGAAAACCACCACCCTCCACATCATTTCCCCAAAGTCTGAAATCCCAAGGGAGTTCTACATATCTGATCCCCAAGGTAAGGTCCTCCATCGGGAGTTGGACAGCGACACAGAGGCTCCCCACAGAGGTAATTTATCAGATGATTTGGGAGGTCATGAGCTGGTTTCTAAGCACAAGAAGGAAGTACAACGGTGCTTCTCCCCTGGAGAATTCGTGGAGCTTCAGGTGTCCTTGTCTGAGCAAACCTTGGACGATAAGGGCTACACCTCTCTTGGGAGTGCTCAAGGGTTTAAGGGGGACTTTTCAACCATTGAAACAGTTCACACCACCTCATCACACCATGTGCCTTGCCCCGTTAGAAAGCCACTCAGGCAGCACGGTGTGGTGGTCAGTGCTCCCTCGGTGGAGGTCACTTTGAAGCTGCCAGATGCATCAGGGACAGGGAGGGGCACTCTGAGTGTGGGTGGCCCTACTGTCATTGAAGACGTTGGGTCGCAAAGTGAAAAGGAGGAAGGAGGGGAACTCTGCCAGCCTGCTCCTGGGTCTTTCACCGTCTCATTCGAAATTCCATTGGACGAAGCAACTCTAGCCGAAGATCAGGAAGACTCTGACTCTGAAGGGGATCAAGAAAAACCCAACAAGCATCGTGCAAAACATGCAA GGCTCAGACGTAACGAGAGCCTGTCAGAGAAACAGGTGAAGGAAGCCAAGTCCAAATGTAAACGTATTGCTCTCCTGCTGTCGGCTGCTCCTCCAAACCCCCACAACAAGGGGGTGTTGATGTTCAAGAAACATCGTCAGAGGGCCAAGAAATACACGCTTGTAAGCTACGGCACAGGAGAAGACGAACCGGAGTTCAGCGACGAAGAAGACGAGGTGAACGGAGACGACAAGCAAGAAATCCCAGCTGGTGAATTTAGCTTTGAAGCTACTATTGATTGCGAATCAAACAAGCATTTTCTTTTGAATGCTCCAGGTAGTAAAGGTGTGCTGACTTTTAAGTTGGAGAAGAGTCTTGTTGAAATTAACAATAACTTGAACGAACAAGCAGAGATGGAATGTTATCCCGAAACCAAAGGCAAGGGTGCACTGATGTTTGCTCAAAGGCGTCAGAGGATGGATGAGATTACCGCTGAACATGAGGAACTTCGGCGCCACGGGatacctgtggaagcagtgccagagatggaaaaaaaagttgtgGAGCAGTCCTACATGCAGTCCACAACAGAGGGTCATGCTTACATGGATGTAAATATGCACCAACAAAACCAACAGAAGTACCAGCAGTATCAGGAGCAACAGTACTATGAGCAACAACAGAACtaccaacagcagcaacagtatcaacaatatcagcagcagcagtatgAGCAACAATACAAGCAACAGGAAATGTATCAGCAACAGCAACAATATCATCAAGAGCAGCAGCAAATGCAACACTATTCTACAAGCATCAATGGCACAATCCAACATCAAACTAATGAAATTCAGAGTTCTTACAGCAATCGTACTGCAAAACCTTTTACAGCAGAAAATGTGGTGGCAACCCCTTATTCTCATGGAGCAAGTGGGACCAATCAAGATTCTGTGGGCCAAGGAGAGCAGATAGCTTCCCGCGATGAACGCATTTCTACTCCTGCAATTAGGACTGGCCTACTATTGGACTCAAGGAGAAAGAATACCAGCAAGcctatgttcacatttaaagaaGCCCCAAAAGTATCACCTAACCCTGCATTGCTGAACCTTCTCAACAGAAGTGACAAAAAAGGGTGTGAGTCTGGACCTGAGGAAGACTATCTTAGTCTCGGGGCTGAAGCTTGCAATTTCCTTCAGTCCCAAAGACTTAAACCTAAGATTCCTCCACCAGTTGCTCCAAAGCCTGTGATCAACCCCAACTCCCCTCCTTGGTCTGCTCAAATTGAAGCAGCCAACCAGGGCATGCCTCAGTGTGCTGAAAATAGTCTGTCCACACCTGCTGCAGCCCCAACCACAGAGATGGTCCCTGCTTCAGAACTGGAGCCAACTCCTGCACCTGCCACTGAGCCTCCTACCCTTCCTAACCCTGAGGAAACTACTGCAGACCCCCCCACAGCAGAACAGCATTCATGGACTCTACCAGAGTCAGAGTCCCAACAGCAGCCTCCACAAGTGACACCTCAAGAGGCACATGGTCAGGTGATTTCTGCTCAACATTCTGAGACCTCTCAAATGACCTCATGGGGTTCCGCACAGGCACAAACACATCAAAAGTTATCAGCTTGTTCATGGCAATCAGCACAAGTGCAGCCTCAGAACCCAACTCCAAGTCATTCTGTACCACAGCCACCATGGGTAACACGTAAGGCTGCTCAGAGCCAAACACAGATTCAACTAACCACAAATACTTGGGCCCCTCATGGACAACCATCCTGGACTCAGCATGAAGAGCAAGCACAACCTCAGACAAATATTCAGCCACCCTGGGCCCAGCCTCAAGAGCAACTTCAATCCCAGCCACAGGTTCAGCCACCATGGGCACACATGAAGGAGAAGCCACCCTTGCAGCAAACACATCCATCCTGGAGTCAACATCAAGAACCATTGGAGACACATCCCCAGAATCCATGGACACAGCCATCCCAAACAGACTCCCAACAGCAGCAGCCATGGGTTCAACAACCTCAGCAAAAAGCTCAAGTGGAACCTCCATGGGTTCAACAAGTTCAGCCAGATATACAACCACAACCTCCTTGGGTTCAACAGGTTCAGCCAGAAACACAGTCACAACCACCTTGGGGACAGCAACAGCATCATCCGGCTCTGCCACAATCATGGGCAAATGCCCAGGTACCAGGCCAACCTCAACCATCCTGGGTCTCAACACCACCTCAACAGCAACCTCCTGGTAATTCATGGTCACAAACGCAAACACAAGCCCAAACTCAGCCATTGTGGATGAATGCAGCTCAAATACAACCTCAAGCACAGGCTCAAGTTAATCTGAATCCATGGGCACCAGTTCCTCCCCAATCCCCATCTCAGACTTCATGGGCTAAGCAACCTCCAGAACATGGTGGCGAGCAACACACAAGTTCTTGGTGCCAGGAGCAAAATCAGGCCCAAAATCAGCCATCCTGGGCTCAACCGGTTCCTTTACAGCCCACACTACAGTCCAACTGGCAACAGTCCCTTTCAAACACATCTCAACAACCACAACTCAATACATGGTCTTCAGGTCAAGCTCAGCCTCCAACAACGGTTAATGACTGGAGACCACACCTACAGCAGACATCTCTGAATGTCCCCATGTCTACAGTAAACACCCAACCTTCTCCTAAACCATGGCATCCATCGCAAAATCAGACTCCTCCACCACGACGGATGTTCTCTTATACTATTGGTCAAAAAGCTGCATCACCTGTCAACCCACTGGCCACTGTCTTAAATCCTAAATTGTCCCAGGGTTCAGCATTTGAGATGCCAGTCATCAGAGGGAAAGGAGCTGACATGTTTGCTAAGAGGCAATCCCGTATGGAGAAGTTTGTTGTGGATTCTGAGACTGTGGAAGCCAACAAAGCAAGCCGGTCAACATCGCCAGCTGTGTCCTTACCAAATGAATGGAAGTATACACCCAATGTACGTGCTCCACCTCCCAAGGCTTACAATCCTATTCAATCTCCATTTTATCCCCCAGCAGCAATAAAACAGCCCCCTGCAACTAGTCCTTCaatcaaagcaaagaaaaaagataaagatAAACCAATGCCTACCCCTAAACCACTGAATGTTATTGATGTCATGAAGCATCAACCCTATAAACTAGATTCTGCACTCTTTATCTTTGGCCCAGGAGTAGAGGCTGCCAAGCCCCCTACACCAAAGCCCACCTCACCCCCTAATTCACTTCCCGACAGCCAAACAATTGGTAGATATCCACAAATTTCTCCAGCACAGCAATCTGGACCGTTTAGGACCCCATATCCCCATCAAGACTATGGGATACCTACACAGCCTGTAGTGCATGATCCCCATTGTCAGCACGCCCAAACTAATGTTTATCCTTATCAGCCACCCCCCGGTGGTCTATACCAACAAGAATATAACCAGCAGTATCAGCAACCTGTTCCACCAGCGTATCAATTCCAAGCCCCTCAGCCTTTAAACCTTCCCTACCAACAGGCTGCTTACCAGCCAGCCAGTAGCCCTCCCTATCTGGCAGCTCCCTCAGTACCATACAAAGCTCAGCCTACTAGTAGCTACAATGCCCCAAGCTTCCCTTTGGCTGCTAGGCCTGAGTCTATAAATGGTGGCAGTACTGGAGCTGCACCCAAACCTAAGTTTACAGCCAACAAAAGCTCAGCTCAGGTGTGGAAGCCAACATCAGTCGAAAAAGAGTGA